The following nucleotide sequence is from Candidatus Aquicultor sp..
GATAGACAAGCCGATAAAGGTCTGTATGGTACTGGTGTAGAAGCGATTGATAATTATCAATGAGCCCCATGTCTTTCATAGAATCTTGGAGCAAACCCGCACCATTCCCCACCCCCTGAATGCCTGAATATCCAAAGTAGCTTACGACCAGTAAGGGGATGAGCATTGCAATGATCGATCCCAGTAATAGATCGCCCATTCTCCTTGATTTAATAAATTTCATTGCTTGCCTCCTGATAGAACAGCTTATATAAAACACGTAGTTATTCTTTATGTTTTTCGGCACCTTAGGGGCAGAGCTTAATACTTATGATGGATAAAAAGATAGAATTTTGGGCCTTGTACCAGGGTAGTTACATACACGTGTCGTGTGCTTAGCAGCTAATCTGGACTCTAATAATTAACGGGATATTTATGTTAGGGTCGCTGGCAGCCGCAATTTTGCCCATTTTTAGGAATCTTGAGGACTTGATCAACAAGTTAAGATTTATTAAAGATAGGGTACCACCGCATAGCTCGACGGTAATTTTGGCACATAATAGTAGCGCGCCTCGTATCTACGTTTCGAGAGGGATATGTTGCGAAGCATTAACACCAGGTAAGAAAGCATTTATGGTTGTTGAACAATCCATCGGGCCGCAAAGAATATCGAGGGATTCTCTTCACAAACGATACGGCAAGGTATATAATTAAAAATACCCAGGGAGGTATAATTTACTGGGACGGTGTAAAGGTACGGCCGGGGAAAGCCGGTTATTACACCTGTAAGCTAGCGGGAGGTTTTAATATATGAGCAATAAATTAGAGGGTGTGCGCGGCGAGCTAGAATCGCTGTTCGGCCCATGGGTAAGCTTTGATCGCATAGAGCGGAAGCTTTACTCACACGACATCGGTGTACTGCCGGGCTTGATCAAACCACTGACCGGAACAGGAATTGCCGGAGCGGTCGTCCAGCCGGGGGAAGAAACCGATATCATAAAGCTCATTGAAATTGCTGAACGTGCCGGTGTAACTATAACACCGCGCGGCGCCGGTTCGTCCGGCTACGGCGGGGCAGTACCGGCCGAAGGCGCGATTGTTGTAGAGACGCGTCGCATGGCAGGCATCGTCGGCATCGATCGTGATGCAATGACAGCTAAAGTCAAAACCGGTACCGTCTGGAAAGATCTCGAAGAAGAACTCGGAGAAACCGGCTTGGCATCGAGACTCTACCCATCAAGCGCTCCAAGCTCCACTGTAGGAGGTTGGCTTGCTCAGGGTGGAACCGGCTTCGGTGCTTACGAATATGGTTGGTTTAAGGACAATGTCGTTAAGGCAAGGGTTGTCCTGCCGAACGGTGAGATCAAAGAGTTCGCAGGTACAGACCTCGATCTCATCTCTGACGCAAACGGTATTACCGGTATTATTAGTGAGGTTACGATACGCATTCGCCCGCTCACGGCCGAGAAAGTGTTCGCCGTTGCGTTTACCGATGAAACAGCGCTTGAAACAGCGCTTGGATGTCTTGCGAGAACAAACGCCCCACTATGGTCGGCGGGCTTTATTAACCCAACGGGGGTTCGTTTAAAGAAACAACTTCCGCCGAAGACCCATCATGGGCACCCGATCGATACGCACATACCGGAATTACCGGAAACATACATCGCGCTCTTTGCCTGCGATACTGAACAAGCAGGCAAGGCGGAGCATGCAATTAATGACGCGATACAACTAGCCGGTGGCGCTATGCTAGGCGATGATGTTGCCGAGCATGAGTGGTCGGAGCGTTTCAACCCGATGAAGGCTAAACGGATCGGACCATCGCTAATTGCGGCTGAGTTCGTTGTCCCGGTTGAGAAACTTGGCAGCGTTCTTTCGGAGATTAACACGAAGATCGCCCACCCGTTTGTTATCGAAGGCACGGTAGTTAAGGGCGGGGAAGTGGTCATTCTGGGCTTTATTCCGCACGATGAACGGTCCTTTGCATTTACACTCGCTTACGGCTTGTCGATTACAGCGGCCAAAATTGCTAAGAAATTCGGTGGACGTATTTATACCACCGGTATTTATTTCCGAAGAGAGGCCCCTGCAATTCTCGGGAAAGAGCGGTTGGAAAAGTTGACTGCATTTAAGCACACCATTGATCCAAGCGGCTATTTTAACCCCGGCAAGGTAATCGGCGGCGGTTTGCTGAGTACGGTAATGGGGCTTGTGGAATCATTCGACCCGCTGGTTCGTGCAGTTGGCAATTTGGCAAAAGCGCCGGTCGGCGAGCGCTTTGCTCGCGAGGTTAACGGCATCCCCGGGGACCTCGCCTGGTATGCGTATGCGTGCGCCCAGTGCGGTTACTGCGAGCAGGGCTGCACACAGTTTTACGGGCGCGGCTGGCAGTCACACTCACCGCGCGGCAAATGGTACTTCTTGAAAGAAGTCATTGAGGGACGCGAGAAAATCACCCAAGATGATATCGATAAGTTCATGGTCTGCACCACGTGCGAGCGTTGTGATATCTCATGTCAGCTTGACCTGCCGATCGAGCCAAGCTGGATGAAGCTTCGCGGCAAGTTCATCGCCGAAGATAAGAAAATGACGTTCCCGGCGTTTGAAATGATGGCGGCCAGCGCGCATAAAGAGCGCAATATCTGGGCTGCCTATTCGCAGGATCGCGATGCCTGGCTTGAAGGCGAGGACGAAATCAAGAGTCATATCAGACCAAAAGCAGATATCGCCTATTTTGCCGGTTGTACCGCATCTTATGTCGAAGACGATATCGCCAAAGCTTCGACAACGCTGCTCGGAAGGGCGGGCATTGATTTTGCTTACCTCGGGAAGGAAGAAGCGTGTTGCGGTATTCCGATGCTTGTTTGCGGCCGCTGGGATATCTTCGAAGAAATTTTGCGCCATAACGTTTCCAAGATGAAGGAAACCGGCGCTGAGACCGTTGTTACATCATGTCCGGCATGCTGGCTGGCATGGAACACCGTGTATCCGGAGTGGGCGCAGAAGCTCGGTATCGAGTACCCATTTAAGGCAAAGCATTACTCACAAGTGCTGGCCGATAAGATTGCCGCAGGTGAGCTTACCTTCGATCATGAAGTGCCGATGAAAGTTACGTTCCACGATTCGTGTCACATCGGGCGAGCCGGCGGTGTCTACGAGCCGCCGCGGGATCTCATAAAAGCGATTCCCGGAGTTGAGCTCGTTGAGATGAAACACAACCGTGAAAACGGCCTGTGCTGCGGCTCCGTTCTTACCTTGATAGGCGAGACCCCGGTAGCACCGGTTCTCGGTAAACGAAAATTGGACGAAGCGGCCGAAGCGGGAGCCGAAGCAATTATAGCGTTGTGCCCGTGCTGCCAGTTCCAAATGCGGGTTGCGGCAGATAAGAACGGTGTCGACATGCCGGTTAAAGATCTCGCGTCGCTGGCGGCAAAAGGCCTAGGTGTCGACCTGCCGGATTCAACGCCCGAGGCACTGTATCAGTGGTCGGTCTTCGAGAAGATGATCTACCTGATGAAACCGGAGCCGATGGTTGACCTCATGGCTACGCTCATGCCGCAGCTGGTCGAGGCGATGCCGGGGCCGTTCCCAACGATGATGCGCATAATGGCGAAGATTCCTGGCGCGCTTGAGGCAATGCGTCCGATTATGCCGAAGATGATGCCAATCATGCTTCCCGGTATGATGCCGAAAGTCATGCCGGCGATGATCAAAGAGGTTAGAGCATATATGGGCGAAATACCGGATTACATGAGTGCGCAGTTTGATGATTTGCTCCCGACAACGATGGAGGCGCTTATGCCGAACATGCTGCCCATGATCGCGTCTGGGGTTACCGACAAAATGATCGCGTGCCTGAAACACGGCTGCAACAAGCAAGCGCAGGCAGTAAGCGCATAAAAGACGCTACTATATAATTTGTTTAAAAGCGGAACCGAATTCGGTTCCGCTTTTTATATCTCTGCGCTAAATTTCTAAGCGCATGCTATTATTAACGATTAGACAAGGTAGCGGCCCTCAAAGAGGTCTACTATCATTTTTCTAATACATACGAAATGCCGATCAACCAGGGGAGCGAAGTTAGCAAAACTATGCCCTCCGGCAGGTGTCGCGGTTGCCACACGGCGCCAGGTAAAGTATCGAAGGACGGGTGATTATGTCGCACGAGCCCCACCCGAAATTCAGCAATCTTACCTGTGCGTATTGCCATAATCGAACCGGTCATCCGGGGCTTCAAGGTTATTCCGAACGTATCGCTATGCCGCTCTGTGTTAACTGTCACCAAAAAGAACATGTGTCGACCGCTTGCCGTACCTGTCATCCTGCAAGCTTTAATCTCAAACCGACATCGCACACGCAGGGGAATTGGCTGCAGGTTCACGGGAAAGCTGACCTCGCAACCCGTAGCAGGTGTCATGCAGACAAAGCTGGTTTTTGTGACGCGTGTCATGGGTTTGCGATACGGCATCCCGTGAATTGGCGAACAGCCCATGCAAAACAAGCTTCGTTCACCGTATGCACTAAGCGCCATACCAGCCAAGCATTTTGTCAGAACTGTCACCAGATAGTAAATCCGCATCCTGCTGATTGGATTGCCATTCATCCGCGAACGGTAGCCTTGCAGGGCGCATCGCGTTGTCAGGTATGCCATGCGGTAAGTTTTTGCAGCGATTGCCACCGCACCCCGTAAACTGGGTTGAGCTGCATAAAGAGCAGGCAAGTTCACGTTGTTTTGCCTGTCATACACAGTCGTTCTGCAATGACTGTCACGCACGCTCCGGCGACTAACATAGCCGCTGCGGAGTTATTGCCAAACAATAATAGCTCGTGGGGATGCTCGGTGAGCCAATCTTAGAGTGAAAGACCGGTGACTACTGTGGTGTATGTTCGGTGTCTGATGCGTTGGATACACTATCCTTGCATTCAGGGCTCATTCACGTGCGAACTCCCATTTTGGGAAGAAGCCAGCGGTTTACCGCTATATAAACGGCGACCATCACAATAATCCATACGATGTCGGGCACACGATCACCTTCTTTATTTGCGAAACGTAGGAGAATAACACTGCGTTGATGATGCTGGATTGTTAAGCGCAGGCTTTCTACACATTAAATCGAAAATTAATAATATCGCCGTCTTGAACGACGTATTGCTTGCCCTCGAGCCGAACCTTACCGGCTTCTTTTGCTTTTATCATGCTACCGTATGCGGCAAAATCGGCAAATGCGACAACCTCTGCGCGAATAAAGCCCCGCTCGATATCGGAGTGTATCTTACCGGCAGCTTGAGGGGCGAGCGTATCTTTCTTGATGGTCCATGCACGACACTCGTCTTCGCCTGCAGTGAAGAATGAGATTAAGTTTGAGAGGTCATATGCTGCCCGGATAAACTTGGCGCGCGCCGACTCAGTGATACCGAGTTCCTGCAGGAACTCCGCTTGTTCCGTTTCATCCATTTCGGCGATATCCATTTCAATTGCGCCGCAGAAATCGACGATCGGGGCATACCGCACAGCGGCATATTCCTTGAGCGGCGTTAAATCGACACTCTGCGCCTCGGCGGTATTGGCAACAATTAAAACGGGCTTCAGGCTCAGCAACTGAAAACCGCTCAGTACTTTTGCGTCCGCTTCGTCAAGATCAAGCAGGCTCAGCGGCTTTTCCTCGTCAAGCCAGCCCTTGCAGCGGGTGATAAGATCATATTCGGCACTCTTCTTATGCTCTTTTTGCATACGCTCGAGTTTCTTCTCAAGCACTATTAAATCGAGCACGATAAGCTCCGACTCTACCGCTTGGAAGTCACGTACCGGGTCGATTTTATCTGCCGGCGACAGTTCATCTATAAACGAGCGAACGACAACCGCAAGCGTTTCAACGCCTTTGATGAGGTCGATCGTCTGCGTACCGCCAAGTGCGCTTGCGCTCGCATCGGTCGGCCCCGGTACATCAACAAACGCAATCTCTGCGTAAGTAGTTTTCTTTGGTGAATAGACATTCGAGAGGTAACCAAGCCTCTCATCAGGTACCTTAATGACCGCTAAGTTTGCTTTTTGCGTGCCGTAGGTGCCGGTCTGGGCCGATGATCCCGTCAGCGCATTAAACACAGTTGTTTTTCCCGCTTTCGCGAGCCCTATTATTCCTACCTTCATATTACCTCCGTGTGATGCATGACTTTACTACTATATATGAAATTACTCCAGCTCACAAGCCACATAACCCTTAGTGGCCGGTTTTGCCGGGGCTCGTTTGGGCTATTGCGGGGGTGGTTCCTGGCGGTATACAATTTGGGTAGAGATTTTGTAGTGGAGGTACAATATTGAACAATTTCAGGACCTGGCTTCTGATGGGGCTGCTCACGGTCCTACTTGTGTTTGCCGGTAAACTCATCGGCGGCAATGTAGGAATGTTAGTTATGCTGGGCATCTCTTTTATTATGAACCTCTCGAGCTACTGGTTCAGCGACAAAATTGCGATTTCAATGACCGGTTCCAGGCCGGTAACCGAGCAGGAGGAGCCTGAACTTTACGCGATCGTGCGCAAGCTTTCATTGCGCGCCGGGCTCCCTATGCCGCGCATTTTTGTGTCACCGTCACCGCAGCCGAATGCATTTGCAACGGGGCGCGATCCGGAACATGCGGTGGTCGCCGTAACCGAAGGCCTGCGGAACCTGCTGTCGTGGGACGAGATCGAAGGCGTTATTGGGCACGAGCTTGCCCATGTTAAGAATCGCGATATCTTGATCGGCTCAATGGCGGCGATGGTAGCGGGCATGATCACCGCGCTTGCTAATATCGCTCAGTGGGGCTTGATGTTTGGCTTTGGCGGCGACGATGAAGAAAGCCCGCTCGGTGTTATAGGTATACTAATTGCCGTTATTGTGATGCCGATTGCGGCGATGCTGGTGCAGTTTGCGATTTCGCGCTCGCGCGAGTTTGAAGCCGATGCCGATGGGGCAGTAATTGCCGGTCGCTCGGAACCGCTCATTAATGCTTTGCAGAAGCTCGAGCGTGGGGCGGAGGCAATACCGATGGACGTTAGCCCGGCTGCAGCGCATATGTTTATCATCAATCCGCTCTCCAGCGCGAGTTTTGCCCGTCTCTTTAGCACCCACCCACCGGTAACCGAACGCGTCGCCAGGCTTCGCCGGCTCGGTAGGTAGGATCGCCACGGCTAGGAGTAGCGTTTCTGTACGCTGAGAGCCGAAGTTGTCTGGTAGGGCAACAAGCTACTAAGTAGGGAAAACAAAAGAGCCCGCTTTGCAAAGCGGGCTCTTTCTATTGTTGCAAACCGGCTGCTATTAGCAGCGTTACTTAGCCTTCGCGTAGTTACTACGGCAAGCCTCT
It contains:
- a CDS encoding zinc metalloprotease HtpX yields the protein MNNFRTWLLMGLLTVLLVFAGKLIGGNVGMLVMLGISFIMNLSSYWFSDKIAISMTGSRPVTEQEEPELYAIVRKLSLRAGLPMPRIFVSPSPQPNAFATGRDPEHAVVAVTEGLRNLLSWDEIEGVIGHELAHVKNRDILIGSMAAMVAGMITALANIAQWGLMFGFGGDDEESPLGVIGILIAVIVMPIAAMLVQFAISRSREFEADADGAVIAGRSEPLINALQKLERGAEAIPMDVSPAAAHMFIINPLSSASFARLFSTHPPVTERVARLRRLGR
- the ychF gene encoding redox-regulated ATPase YchF is translated as MKVGIIGLAKAGKTTVFNALTGSSAQTGTYGTQKANLAVIKVPDERLGYLSNVYSPKKTTYAEIAFVDVPGPTDASASALGGTQTIDLIKGVETLAVVVRSFIDELSPADKIDPVRDFQAVESELIVLDLIVLEKKLERMQKEHKKSAEYDLITRCKGWLDEEKPLSLLDLDEADAKVLSGFQLLSLKPVLIVANTAEAQSVDLTPLKEYAAVRYAPIVDFCGAIEMDIAEMDETEQAEFLQELGITESARAKFIRAAYDLSNLISFFTAGEDECRAWTIKKDTLAPQAAGKIHSDIERGFIRAEVVAFADFAAYGSMIKAKEAGKVRLEGKQYVVQDGDIINFRFNV
- a CDS encoding FAD-binding and (Fe-S)-binding domain-containing protein, with the protein product MSNKLEGVRGELESLFGPWVSFDRIERKLYSHDIGVLPGLIKPLTGTGIAGAVVQPGEETDIIKLIEIAERAGVTITPRGAGSSGYGGAVPAEGAIVVETRRMAGIVGIDRDAMTAKVKTGTVWKDLEEELGETGLASRLYPSSAPSSTVGGWLAQGGTGFGAYEYGWFKDNVVKARVVLPNGEIKEFAGTDLDLISDANGITGIISEVTIRIRPLTAEKVFAVAFTDETALETALGCLARTNAPLWSAGFINPTGVRLKKQLPPKTHHGHPIDTHIPELPETYIALFACDTEQAGKAEHAINDAIQLAGGAMLGDDVAEHEWSERFNPMKAKRIGPSLIAAEFVVPVEKLGSVLSEINTKIAHPFVIEGTVVKGGEVVILGFIPHDERSFAFTLAYGLSITAAKIAKKFGGRIYTTGIYFRREAPAILGKERLEKLTAFKHTIDPSGYFNPGKVIGGGLLSTVMGLVESFDPLVRAVGNLAKAPVGERFAREVNGIPGDLAWYAYACAQCGYCEQGCTQFYGRGWQSHSPRGKWYFLKEVIEGREKITQDDIDKFMVCTTCERCDISCQLDLPIEPSWMKLRGKFIAEDKKMTFPAFEMMAASAHKERNIWAAYSQDRDAWLEGEDEIKSHIRPKADIAYFAGCTASYVEDDIAKASTTLLGRAGIDFAYLGKEEACCGIPMLVCGRWDIFEEILRHNVSKMKETGAETVVTSCPACWLAWNTVYPEWAQKLGIEYPFKAKHYSQVLADKIAAGELTFDHEVPMKVTFHDSCHIGRAGGVYEPPRDLIKAIPGVELVEMKHNRENGLCCGSVLTLIGETPVAPVLGKRKLDEAAEAGAEAIIALCPCCQFQMRVAADKNGVDMPVKDLASLAAKGLGVDLPDSTPEALYQWSVFEKMIYLMKPEPMVDLMATLMPQLVEAMPGPFPTMMRIMAKIPGALEAMRPIMPKMMPIMLPGMMPKVMPAMIKEVRAYMGEIPDYMSAQFDDLLPTTMEALMPNMLPMIASGVTDKMIACLKHGCNKQAQAVSA